The proteins below are encoded in one region of Sulfolobus islandicus Y.N.15.51:
- a CDS encoding DUF929 domain-containing protein: MMAKRKKSQQNENKLIYIPFVVLAVIIIILVAVPYLGHPSSSSPITANANTPLFNLYKVSNTNYASNNSVEIYFISWYGCPNGATTSWPLYLALSKYGNLSIVTHYSVNEQEFGGEIPALLFLNYTPFPNSRVYFHPIYIYGQYLNQTTNGTPINTDDVTFGLKELKSELPGWAYNLVVYYEVNQTYTKLNNIAPAYFGSHPHIITILIITGPGGTWVDLGYPNSISPTVLAALNSTLLYNMILNKVTPSGQYLQAYNEILNASSEITNAINEALA, from the coding sequence ATGATGGCTAAAAGGAAAAAATCGCAACAAAATGAGAATAAATTGATTTACATACCTTTTGTTGTGTTAGCTGTGATAATTATAATCTTAGTAGCAGTGCCATACCTTGGCCATCCTTCCTCGTCTTCACCAATTACAGCCAATGCTAATACTCCTCTCTTTAACTTATATAAGGTAAGTAATACCAATTACGCTTCTAACAATTCAGTCGAAATTTACTTCATAAGTTGGTATGGTTGTCCAAACGGTGCTACGACGTCATGGCCCTTATATTTAGCACTTTCAAAATATGGAAATCTAAGCATAGTCACACACTATTCAGTAAACGAGCAAGAATTTGGAGGGGAAATCCCAGCTTTACTATTCCTAAACTATACGCCATTTCCAAACTCTCGAGTATACTTCCACCCAATTTACATTTATGGCCAATATTTAAATCAGACAACAAATGGTACACCAATAAATACTGATGATGTAACTTTTGGACTGAAAGAGTTAAAAAGTGAGTTACCAGGTTGGGCATATAATCTAGTAGTATATTATGAAGTAAATCAGACATACACGAAACTTAATAATATAGCCCCAGCATATTTTGGAAGCCATCCCCACATAATCACAATATTAATTATAACTGGACCTGGAGGCACTTGGGTTGATTTGGGGTATCCTAATTCAATCTCTCCAACCGTATTAGCAGCATTAAATTCTACATTATTATACAATATGATACTAAACAAAGTTACGCCTTCAGGACAGTACTTACAGGCTTACAATGAAATTCTAAATGCTTCAAGCGAAATAACAAATGCTATAAACGAGGCTTTAGCCTAA
- a CDS encoding AbrB/MazE/SpoVT family DNA-binding domain-containing protein: MMVTKVHKKGIVVITKEIREKFNIKEGDEVIIYSDEYGIHILPKKSPEELFGIDRGKGLEELAKEHIKERETERAKVHP, translated from the coding sequence ATGATGGTCACAAAGGTACACAAAAAGGGAATAGTGGTTATCACAAAGGAAATAAGGGAAAAGTTTAACATTAAGGAGGGGGATGAAGTGATCATTTACAGTGATGAATATGGGATTCACATATTACCAAAGAAGTCACCAGAGGAATTATTTGGAATAGATAGGGGAAAAGGTTTGGAAGAGCTAGCTAAGGAACATATTAAAGAAAGGGAAACTGAACGTGCGAAAGTACATCCTTGA
- a CDS encoding winged helix-turn-helix transcriptional regulator, translating into MDSVDKGILKILLKDARTPQRRIAMLLGISPPAVSYRMEKLFGDIIKRFTIYVNPNFLGRYHGYVAFNNLYDWDGDYIAKIECLEETNVYEIDSKSRVELDEKIRKMSEKLGEPKMIYIPNQMPYSPSKFDLKVVSILKEKPLIKPIELAEELGVSSKTIRRHLRYLYSKKFIRLMPIIDLNKAEISIFAVFTSRLEEGKKFFAKYAFTEIEDDKAGIFVNVVDSMDEARDLALKFKREYDKDVEIMITTKYEFL; encoded by the coding sequence ATGGACTCAGTAGATAAGGGAATATTAAAGATACTTCTAAAAGATGCTAGAACACCACAGAGAAGAATTGCAATGCTGCTAGGCATATCTCCACCAGCAGTAAGTTACAGAATGGAGAAGTTGTTTGGGGATATAATCAAAAGATTTACAATTTACGTTAATCCAAATTTCCTAGGCAGATATCATGGTTATGTAGCCTTTAACAATTTATACGATTGGGATGGAGATTACATAGCCAAAATCGAGTGTCTAGAAGAGACTAACGTTTATGAAATTGACTCCAAGAGTAGAGTTGAACTTGATGAAAAAATACGAAAAATGAGCGAGAAGTTGGGAGAACCAAAAATGATATATATCCCAAATCAGATGCCTTATAGCCCCTCTAAGTTTGACTTGAAAGTAGTAAGCATACTTAAAGAGAAACCCCTAATAAAACCAATTGAACTTGCAGAAGAATTAGGAGTGTCGTCTAAAACGATCAGAAGACATCTAAGATATTTGTATAGCAAAAAATTTATCAGATTGATGCCTATTATAGATTTAAATAAGGCTGAAATATCTATATTTGCAGTATTTACATCAAGACTAGAAGAGGGGAAAAAATTCTTTGCAAAGTACGCTTTCACTGAAATAGAGGATGACAAGGCTGGAATATTTGTAAATGTAGTCGATAGTATGGATGAAGCTAGAGACCTTGCATTAAAGTTTAAGAGAGAATATGACAAAGATGTAGAAATAATGATAACAACAAAATATGAATTTTTATAA
- a CDS encoding type II toxin-antitoxin system VapC family toxin, which produces MRKYILDANIIFQFFSGSPNVKKYLLNNDEKFINAVNLSEFAYHYARKFGFKASGVKLNYLLTFINLVEIDKTLAEIASKIRLKYNLSLGDSFLVATAEMIGGTVVTSDHEFAERTAKDYDVEFIPIE; this is translated from the coding sequence GTGCGAAAGTACATCCTTGATGCTAATATTATATTTCAATTCTTCTCCGGTTCGCCTAATGTCAAGAAGTATCTATTAAATAATGACGAGAAGTTCATTAACGCCGTAAATCTTTCAGAATTCGCATATCATTATGCAAGGAAATTTGGCTTTAAGGCTTCGGGTGTCAAGTTGAACTATCTCTTGACCTTCATTAACCTTGTGGAAATTGATAAGACGCTTGCGGAAATAGCTTCAAAAATAAGATTAAAATATAATCTATCTCTAGGGGATTCTTTTCTCGTCGCTACAGCAGAGATGATTGGGGGAACAGTTGTCACATCGGATCACGAGTTTGCAGAAAGAACGGCAAAAGATTATGATGTTGAATTTATACCTATAGAATGA
- a CDS encoding FAD-dependent oxidoreductase, with protein MKVAVIGSGPAGIDASLELAKNNKVILVEKEERLGGTCVLYGCIPSKAMLHPIHLASELEKLGKSIVFDLGELRKLGQEASFRLSKGVEYMLEDNGVEVIYGVASLRSGQLNVNNETLQTDYIVLATGTYREVVKGIIYSEDLPYLDKDFQSVVIVGGDVGGVEFGWMLRKLGKEVVIIDKQSSLLPYLDKEVSNAITNYFSKIGMKLYLNRSVKEMKEREVVLENGERLTADVVYMTFGRKPSIQGFEEVNHNPFVTVDEYLRTSISNVFAAGDIIGTHTAHEAMYAGKVAAINVMGGKKVFNKQGIPKVVYTHPTIAYVGNMEGKCAKINLAEIGRAITEKETDGFLKICVKDDKIVGAQAFMKDAEEVISLISFLIRYNIKVSEIKDYVAPHPSYIEAITELLSRL; from the coding sequence ATGAAGGTTGCGGTTATAGGTTCGGGTCCCGCCGGAATAGATGCCTCATTAGAATTAGCTAAAAATAACAAGGTAATATTAGTGGAAAAAGAGGAAAGACTGGGAGGAACATGTGTGCTATACGGCTGTATTCCATCTAAGGCTATGTTGCATCCCATACATCTGGCTTCTGAGCTCGAAAAGTTAGGTAAAAGTATAGTTTTTGATTTGGGAGAGTTGAGAAAATTAGGCCAGGAGGCGTCATTTAGGTTATCCAAGGGAGTCGAATACATGCTGGAAGATAATGGAGTAGAAGTTATTTATGGGGTTGCGTCCCTTAGATCTGGGCAGTTGAACGTAAATAATGAGACTCTTCAAACAGATTATATTGTTTTAGCTACAGGTACTTATAGAGAAGTGGTTAAGGGTATAATATATTCAGAGGATTTGCCTTATCTAGATAAGGATTTCCAGAGCGTTGTTATCGTTGGAGGAGATGTGGGAGGTGTTGAATTTGGATGGATGCTAAGAAAACTTGGAAAGGAAGTAGTTATAATTGATAAACAGTCTTCGCTATTGCCATATCTGGATAAGGAGGTTAGTAATGCTATAACCAACTACTTCTCAAAGATAGGTATGAAATTGTATTTGAATCGTTCAGTTAAGGAGATGAAAGAAAGAGAGGTAGTATTAGAGAACGGGGAGAGGTTAACTGCAGATGTTGTATACATGACTTTTGGTAGAAAACCATCAATCCAAGGTTTTGAGGAGGTTAATCACAATCCCTTTGTGACTGTTGATGAATACTTAAGGACCAGTATAAGTAACGTTTTTGCAGCTGGTGATATAATTGGTACTCACACTGCTCATGAAGCAATGTACGCAGGGAAAGTAGCCGCAATTAACGTTATGGGTGGGAAGAAAGTATTTAATAAACAAGGTATACCTAAAGTCGTATATACTCATCCTACAATAGCTTATGTAGGAAACATGGAAGGAAAGTGTGCTAAAATTAATTTAGCTGAAATAGGTCGTGCGATTACTGAAAAAGAGACTGATGGATTCCTTAAGATTTGCGTTAAAGACGATAAGATTGTGGGAGCTCAAGCTTTTATGAAGGATGCTGAAGAAGTGATATCTTTAATTTCATTCTTAATTAGATATAATATTAAGGTTAGTGAGATTAAGGATTACGTAGCTCCACATCCCTCCTATATCGAGGCCATAACTGAACTTCTAAGCAGACTCTGA
- a CDS encoding 4Fe-4S dicluster domain-containing protein — protein sequence MGIDPNYRTNFPVSGEHSGHKIYGTVEPPAKLGIHGTIVGVDFDLCIADGSCINACPVNVFQWYDTPGHPASEKKADPVNEQACIFCMACVNVCPVAAIDVKPP from the coding sequence ATGGGTATAGATCCTAACTACAGGACGAATTTTCCGGTATCTGGTGAGCATTCTGGGCATAAAATATATGGTACAGTAGAGCCACCGGCAAAGCTGGGTATACATGGAACCATTGTTGGCGTAGATTTCGATCTATGTATTGCAGATGGTTCATGTATAAATGCATGTCCAGTTAATGTTTTCCAATGGTATGACACACCGGGTCATCCTGCATCAGAAAAGAAAGCAGATCCAGTAAACGAGCAAGCTTGTATATTCTGCATGGCATGTGTTAACGTTTGTCCAGTGGCTGCAATTGATGTAAAGCCACCATAA
- the bluB gene encoding 5,6-dimethylbenzimidazole synthase → MNVYEAIRKRRDIRSYYKPDPIPDEVLARILSAAHLAPSVGYSQPWNFIIIKNMEIRKKIKQLVEEERKRFENVLDEERKAIFSKIKVEAILDSPVNIAVTYDPNRFGPNILGRSTMPETSLYSTILAIGNLWLAATEEGIGVGFVSFFNKEKVKEILKIPKEIELVGYLTLGYVREFPKIPELEEKGWNRRLTLSDLVFEDVFGKKPNDKFRLLLDRTFEKIFNNF, encoded by the coding sequence ATGAATGTATATGAAGCAATACGAAAAAGGAGGGATATAAGAAGTTATTATAAACCAGACCCTATCCCTGATGAGGTGTTAGCCAGAATCCTTTCTGCAGCTCATCTAGCTCCTTCAGTTGGCTATTCACAGCCTTGGAATTTCATTATAATTAAAAACATGGAAATTAGGAAGAAGATTAAGCAGTTAGTAGAGGAAGAAAGGAAGAGATTTGAGAACGTTTTAGATGAAGAACGCAAAGCAATATTTTCTAAGATAAAGGTAGAAGCCATATTAGATTCTCCCGTTAATATAGCAGTAACCTACGATCCTAATCGATTTGGCCCTAATATTTTAGGTAGGTCAACTATGCCAGAGACATCACTGTATAGTACTATATTGGCAATAGGCAATTTGTGGTTAGCTGCTACTGAAGAGGGAATAGGTGTTGGATTTGTATCGTTTTTCAATAAGGAAAAAGTCAAAGAGATATTAAAAATTCCAAAGGAGATAGAGCTGGTAGGTTATTTAACCTTAGGATATGTAAGGGAGTTCCCTAAAATACCAGAACTGGAGGAGAAGGGATGGAATAGAAGGCTAACGTTGTCAGATTTAGTATTTGAAGATGTTTTTGGTAAGAAACCTAATGATAAGTTTAGACTGTTATTAGATAGAACATTTGAGAAAATATTTAATAATTTCTGA
- the sfsA gene encoding DNA/RNA nuclease SfsA: protein MNERDSRNQIGDLPFRVKEGFSVYEFIEQLYEAHVVERINRFLVKVTFNGKEFLAHLHDPGRLKDLIYPGNLVLIRETKGYKTKFSITAAYSNSRFVVLDSRLHNIIASKFLPEAYEKEIKVGNSRIDFKYDNTYLEVKGCTLVENEIAYFPDAPTERGRRHLKELRELMKKGFNSILLILVMRDDAKCFLPNEKTDPKFSIEFWNSINEGLNVNIKTFKLVGNKIIYVRDIPLCKTNLT, encoded by the coding sequence ATGAATGAAAGAGATTCCCGAAACCAAATTGGAGACTTACCCTTTCGTGTTAAGGAGGGCTTTAGCGTATACGAGTTCATCGAACAATTATATGAAGCACACGTAGTAGAACGGATAAATAGATTCTTGGTTAAAGTGACTTTTAACGGGAAAGAATTCCTTGCCCACCTGCATGACCCTGGAAGATTAAAAGATTTAATTTATCCAGGAAACTTAGTATTGATTAGGGAAACAAAGGGTTATAAAACAAAATTTTCAATAACTGCAGCTTACTCTAATTCAAGATTTGTAGTACTAGATAGTAGATTACACAACATTATAGCCTCAAAGTTTCTACCGGAAGCATACGAAAAAGAGATAAAGGTAGGAAACAGTAGAATTGACTTCAAATACGATAATACCTACTTGGAAGTAAAAGGATGTACATTAGTGGAGAATGAGATAGCTTATTTTCCTGACGCACCAACTGAAAGAGGGAGAAGACACCTTAAAGAATTGAGAGAGTTAATGAAGAAGGGATTTAACTCAATACTATTAATTCTAGTAATGAGAGATGATGCTAAATGCTTCTTACCTAATGAGAAAACCGATCCTAAATTCTCGATTGAATTCTGGAATTCGATAAATGAAGGGTTAAATGTAAATATAAAAACTTTTAAATTAGTTGGAAATAAGATAATTTATGTTAGAGATATTCCACTTTGCAAAACAAATTTAACTTAA
- a CDS encoding VIT1/CCC1 transporter family protein, whose product MGKLENIILRSYEEELFDHEVYSKLAEAERDPELKKTLFKLAEMEKKHSEFWIEVAEKRGLRVKGKLTTLNRIRVNFYTLLRKILGLDITIKVLESSEEDDIGKYRKLSEMEIFSSEEKQRLKDIMVDEAVHEKVLGNVEAKSVGDFVYGISDGLVEVLAAVSGLSGAISSPLFVAVGGLIVGVSGTLSMAIGAYLSTKSEKDVKIQERKRLELEKNVDQHSVQLRLVNFFTELGVNLNLAKKVSSSLVNVAEDILYPEVKENPVKSALITGLSYITGAIIPILPYLVGLSGLTGVITSYVVAGLSTFIVGSIIGILSGINPFRKGAQMASLALLAALGTHALGYLASRFLNGSI is encoded by the coding sequence GTGGGAAAGTTGGAGAATATTATACTTAGGAGTTACGAAGAAGAGCTATTTGACCATGAGGTTTACAGTAAGTTAGCAGAAGCAGAGAGAGATCCAGAGTTGAAGAAGACACTCTTTAAGTTAGCAGAGATGGAGAAGAAACATTCGGAATTTTGGATAGAGGTCGCAGAGAAGAGAGGACTTAGAGTTAAAGGAAAATTAACAACATTAAATAGAATCAGAGTAAACTTTTACACTTTGTTGCGAAAAATTTTAGGTTTAGATATTACTATTAAAGTTTTAGAGAGCAGTGAAGAAGATGACATAGGGAAGTATAGAAAATTGTCCGAAATGGAGATCTTCTCATCTGAGGAGAAACAAAGATTAAAGGATATTATGGTAGATGAGGCAGTACACGAAAAAGTTTTAGGGAATGTTGAAGCCAAGAGCGTAGGTGATTTTGTGTATGGTATAAGTGATGGTCTAGTAGAGGTTTTAGCTGCAGTATCGGGATTATCTGGGGCCATATCTTCACCACTATTTGTTGCCGTGGGAGGATTAATAGTTGGAGTATCTGGAACGCTTTCAATGGCAATAGGTGCATACCTATCTACTAAGTCAGAAAAAGATGTAAAGATCCAAGAAAGAAAGAGATTGGAGTTGGAAAAGAATGTTGACCAGCACTCAGTTCAATTAAGGCTAGTTAATTTCTTCACAGAACTTGGAGTAAATCTAAATCTAGCCAAGAAGGTTTCGTCAAGTTTAGTTAACGTTGCTGAAGATATTCTATACCCGGAGGTTAAAGAAAATCCGGTTAAGAGTGCCTTAATCACAGGTTTATCATACATTACTGGAGCTATAATACCAATTTTGCCATATTTAGTTGGATTATCTGGACTCACTGGCGTGATAACGTCTTATGTGGTAGCAGGATTATCTACATTTATAGTTGGTTCTATCATAGGGATATTAAGTGGAATAAACCCCTTTAGGAAAGGTGCTCAAATGGCTTCTTTAGCGCTGTTGGCAGCTTTAGGTACTCATGCTTTAGGATATTTAGCGTCAAGATTTCTAAATGGCAGCATTTAA
- a CDS encoding MFS transporter, with protein sequence MKAENWSNVVGGYISWIMDGYDLGAVVITSTILGKLFYPGIGLLGAVLPIVFTVISRPLGGFVFGFVGDKYGRRVSLLITVLGYSLSIGLTSILPTYAQIGILAAIIISILRFIQGIFIGGDVAGSFTIVMESLNNYRGIFSGIMQSGVLVGFVGVDSLFTYLASVNGAEFISFYWRLIFAIGVIPAVLAVLIRFKMTEPSIWLKVKHSTNPLKGLRELPQPFLVMVGFWLAIYAGPQLVPTLFGQVMKLPPSYYGPLVLYMNLIGIPSMIIAGLLSDYIGRRMMGIIGSIIAAIGSFTFYYFIQIHNINLLYLVLLFGFLINLPSSITPAFLSERFKTFTRALGVGTAYNGAYIIAGFAPIYVSILSTFMNPFNAATTIAVIGFIIAIIGLVAGPETYKISLEQ encoded by the coding sequence ATGAAAGCTGAAAATTGGAGTAATGTAGTTGGGGGTTACATTTCGTGGATAATGGATGGTTACGATTTAGGCGCTGTCGTTATTACGTCAACTATACTAGGTAAATTATTTTATCCCGGAATAGGTTTACTAGGTGCAGTTTTGCCCATAGTTTTTACTGTAATCTCAAGGCCCTTAGGTGGTTTCGTATTTGGTTTTGTTGGAGATAAATACGGCAGAAGAGTTAGCTTGTTAATTACAGTCTTAGGTTACTCTTTGTCTATAGGCTTAACTTCTATATTACCTACTTACGCTCAAATAGGAATCTTGGCAGCTATTATAATTTCAATCCTCAGATTCATACAAGGTATTTTTATTGGTGGAGACGTTGCTGGAAGTTTTACCATAGTTATGGAGAGTCTAAACAATTATAGAGGTATATTTTCTGGTATAATGCAATCTGGAGTGCTAGTAGGTTTTGTCGGAGTAGACTCCTTATTCACTTATTTAGCTTCTGTTAATGGGGCAGAGTTTATATCATTTTATTGGAGACTGATTTTCGCAATTGGAGTAATACCAGCAGTGTTAGCAGTATTAATCAGATTTAAGATGACAGAGCCAAGTATTTGGCTCAAGGTGAAGCATTCTACAAACCCCTTAAAAGGTTTAAGAGAACTTCCGCAACCTTTTCTAGTCATGGTAGGCTTCTGGTTAGCAATATATGCTGGACCTCAATTAGTACCTACACTATTTGGCCAAGTTATGAAGTTGCCTCCCTCATACTATGGTCCCCTAGTTCTCTATATGAATCTAATAGGAATACCATCGATGATAATTGCAGGATTACTCTCAGATTATATAGGGAGAAGAATGATGGGTATAATAGGTTCGATAATCGCTGCAATAGGCTCATTTACTTTTTACTACTTTATTCAAATACACAACATTAACTTATTATATCTTGTATTACTTTTTGGTTTTCTGATAAATTTGCCCTCCTCTATAACTCCTGCATTTCTATCAGAGAGATTTAAGACGTTTACAAGAGCTTTAGGAGTTGGTACTGCATACAATGGAGCGTATATAATAGCGGGCTTCGCACCAATTTACGTTTCAATTCTTTCGACTTTTATGAACCCATTTAACGCAGCTACGACTATAGCAGTCATTGGCTTTATTATAGCCATAATTGGACTTGTCGCTGGACCAGAGACATATAAGATAAGTCTAGAACAGTGA
- a CDS encoding MarR family transcriptional regulator: MNLREKILAYLYQNRDSTLEEIAEGLKEDKYEIDATLKYLEREGLVIKRSKGIIFKKTVYDLTASGLEEAKKIYESLQEKSRQLQELLTSGNVDPSQLPQEYIDVLPLLITLSLLDMMLLEDLMLFDTFGY; encoded by the coding sequence ATGAATCTCAGAGAGAAAATTCTTGCTTATTTATATCAGAATAGGGACTCCACTTTGGAAGAAATAGCGGAGGGACTTAAGGAAGATAAATATGAAATTGATGCGACGTTGAAGTATTTAGAACGAGAGGGATTAGTTATAAAGAGAAGTAAAGGCATTATATTTAAAAAGACTGTTTATGATCTTACTGCATCCGGTTTAGAGGAGGCGAAGAAGATTTACGAATCTTTACAAGAAAAATCGAGACAATTACAAGAATTACTTACAAGTGGTAATGTTGATCCTTCTCAGTTACCTCAAGAGTACATTGATGTTCTTCCATTATTAATCACTTTGTCACTTTTAGATATGATGTTATTAGAAGATCTGATGCTATTTGACACATTTGGATATTAA
- a CDS encoding M61 family metallopeptidase, whose amino-acid sequence MKFYINSRNKYIEVFGEGKEGIIIFPTWVPGSYVIRDTERYIVEMEGIRIGKNRFFVKDKFRYLIQALSKDQREAISTSDYLFINPPSVFPFQTIEEEYCVKINTTWPIHTTLKKVEDWFCADNYNEFADSPIQASPKLKLIEIDKKHKISTIDELDKSFIESLGKCIFEIDQKIFSNSSTNEYIFFFRRSDTDFGGIEHERSSSIVVSWNYKDLIRLFIHEYFHRYNVKKIKPKDLRINYEDETYTELLWVAEGLTEYIAVIVPLRTRVVKVEETLNYIANTLAWLTFPGTKRMSLAESSYTTWIKYYRRDNNFLNVGISYYQLGLIVGLIMDLEMIENGNSIYDFFRELYKLGECTYDNVRDIAERLGVRNLDELVFSRDPPIFNRLSRYFELSFVDKGSPYCGLMLDNKKVTFVEDDSPADKAGIIQGDEIIGINGVSSNNLNLECQVTLALVINREGKLMEFTITPSENPGHNVVIKGNGEIFKKWSEGIEYGEGKSNIRII is encoded by the coding sequence ATGAAATTTTATATAAATTCTCGGAATAAGTATATTGAGGTTTTTGGGGAAGGGAAAGAGGGTATAATCATTTTTCCAACATGGGTACCAGGTTCTTACGTTATTAGAGATACTGAGAGATATATCGTAGAAATGGAAGGAATTAGAATAGGGAAGAATAGATTCTTCGTTAAAGATAAGTTCAGATATTTGATTCAAGCGCTTAGTAAAGATCAGAGAGAAGCGATCTCAACTAGTGACTATTTATTCATTAATCCCCCATCAGTATTTCCGTTTCAGACAATTGAAGAGGAATATTGTGTAAAAATTAACACCACGTGGCCTATCCATACTACGCTAAAAAAGGTCGAAGATTGGTTTTGTGCCGATAACTATAATGAATTTGCGGATTCACCGATTCAAGCTTCACCTAAATTAAAGCTGATTGAGATTGATAAAAAGCATAAAATTTCTACTATTGATGAACTTGACAAATCGTTTATAGAATCACTAGGAAAATGTATATTTGAAATAGATCAGAAGATCTTCTCTAATTCCTCTACAAATGAATATATATTCTTCTTTAGGAGATCTGATACAGATTTCGGCGGAATTGAACATGAGAGATCTTCTTCCATTGTAGTCTCGTGGAATTACAAAGATCTTATCCGCTTGTTTATTCATGAGTATTTTCACAGGTATAATGTGAAGAAGATTAAGCCTAAAGATTTAAGGATTAATTACGAAGACGAAACTTATACTGAATTGCTGTGGGTTGCAGAGGGTCTTACAGAGTATATTGCAGTAATAGTACCTTTAAGAACAAGAGTAGTAAAAGTTGAGGAGACTCTGAATTACATTGCAAATACGTTAGCATGGCTTACCTTTCCCGGGACAAAGAGAATGAGCCTAGCAGAATCTTCCTATACTACATGGATAAAGTATTACCGGCGTGATAATAATTTCTTAAACGTAGGCATTTCCTATTATCAGCTTGGTCTCATTGTTGGTCTTATAATGGATCTAGAGATGATTGAAAATGGTAACTCAATTTATGATTTCTTTAGAGAATTATACAAGTTAGGGGAATGTACGTATGATAATGTTAGGGATATAGCAGAGAGATTAGGAGTTAGAAATTTAGACGAATTAGTATTTTCAAGAGATCCACCAATATTTAATAGGCTGTCAAGATATTTTGAACTGAGTTTCGTAGATAAAGGTTCTCCGTATTGCGGTTTAATGTTAGATAACAAGAAGGTAACTTTTGTTGAGGATGATTCACCGGCAGATAAAGCAGGAATTATTCAGGGTGACGAGATAATTGGAATAAATGGAGTCTCTTCCAATAATTTAAATTTAGAATGCCAAGTTACATTAGCACTGGTTATTAATCGAGAGGGAAAACTTATGGAGTTTACAATTACACCAAGTGAAAACCCTGGACACAACGTGGTTATAAAAGGAAATGGAGAGATTTTCAAGAAATGGTCAGAAGGTATAGAATATGGAGAAGGAAAGTCAAATATAAGAATTATTTAA